A part of Halobaculum sp. MBLA0143 genomic DNA contains:
- a CDS encoding FlaD/FlaE family flagellar protein, with translation MLDPKEYDPEELRTLAGAASPTAEPTDEERRWAEPADFLGQAEASAMAAQLGDVYYLQAAQGGAERPYLSALPAAAPGARLALDWLEFLVAVGGHDRAEEALDYYQRVQWIGADASETLAELLPGLSAGGDDRLRPAHHRTSLLFVARLAALR, from the coding sequence ATGCTCGACCCGAAGGAGTACGACCCGGAGGAGCTGCGAACGCTGGCGGGCGCAGCGAGCCCGACGGCGGAGCCGACCGACGAGGAGCGCCGCTGGGCAGAGCCCGCGGACTTCCTCGGCCAGGCAGAAGCGAGCGCGATGGCGGCGCAGCTGGGGGACGTCTACTACCTCCAGGCGGCACAGGGCGGCGCCGAGCGGCCGTACCTCTCGGCGCTGCCTGCCGCCGCCCCGGGGGCGCGACTGGCGCTCGACTGGCTGGAGTTCCTCGTCGCCGTCGGCGGCCACGACCGTGCCGAGGAGGCGCTGGACTACTACCAGCGCGTCCAGTGGATCGGCGCCGACGCGAGCGAGACGCTGGCGGAGCTGTTGCCCGGGCTGTCGGCCGGCGGCGACGACCGCCTCCGACCGGCACACCACCGGACCAGCCTCCTGTTCGTCGCTCGCCTCGCCGCCCTCCGGTGA
- a CDS encoding CBS domain-containing protein: MDITDIAVQEFVEVAPDERLGQIQSLFDRDAPRGVVVVADGEVTGVIGERDLIRSRVEEKTKASALAKSAPSVDRGEDVREVARVLVEGGVKLAPVYDDGGLYGVVTADAILEAVLDSLDAITVGDIYTEEPITIHEDANVGQAINRLREHGISRLPVVDDGGLTGILTPHDIVDFVVRDDDRQGRGDRSGDLDRMLDIPVYDLMTAPVITATTDETTEAAVQRMLDDDVAGLVVTGDTDDDATGVVTKTDVLRALTFTEEETLDVQITNVALLETLDREAVRSSIAEVAEKYQEMTVVHAHVRFHEHKEKLRGTPLLQCQIRLRTSHGQVAGSGEGYGAENAFRVALDKLERNVLELKGVVADERYRGQLIRKLGGL; the protein is encoded by the coding sequence ATGGATATCACCGACATTGCCGTCCAGGAGTTCGTGGAGGTCGCCCCCGACGAGCGACTGGGGCAGATTCAGTCGTTGTTCGACCGTGACGCGCCCCGCGGGGTCGTCGTCGTCGCGGACGGCGAGGTGACGGGCGTGATCGGCGAGCGGGACCTGATCCGGTCTCGTGTCGAAGAGAAGACGAAGGCGTCGGCGCTGGCGAAGTCCGCGCCCTCGGTCGACCGCGGGGAGGACGTGCGCGAGGTGGCCCGCGTGCTCGTCGAAGGGGGCGTGAAGCTGGCGCCCGTCTACGACGACGGCGGCCTGTACGGCGTCGTGACGGCCGATGCCATCTTGGAGGCAGTGCTCGACAGCCTCGACGCGATCACTGTCGGCGACATCTACACGGAAGAGCCGATCACGATCCACGAGGACGCCAACGTCGGCCAGGCGATCAACCGGCTCCGAGAACACGGCATCTCCCGGCTCCCGGTCGTCGACGACGGCGGACTCACGGGGATCCTCACTCCCCACGACATCGTGGACTTCGTCGTCCGCGACGACGACCGCCAGGGGCGGGGTGACCGCAGCGGCGACCTAGACCGGATGCTGGACATCCCGGTGTACGACCTGATGACCGCGCCGGTGATCACCGCGACGACGGACGAGACCACCGAGGCGGCCGTCCAGCGGATGCTGGACGACGACGTGGCGGGCTTGGTCGTCACCGGCGACACAGACGACGACGCGACGGGGGTCGTCACCAAGACGGACGTGCTGCGCGCGCTGACGTTCACCGAAGAAGAGACGCTGGACGTGCAGATCACGAACGTGGCCCTACTGGAGACGCTCGACCGCGAGGCCGTGCGTAGCTCCATCGCCGAGGTGGCCGAGAAGTACCAGGAGATGACGGTCGTCCACGCACACGTTCGGTTCCACGAACACAAAGAGAAGCTGCGCGGGACGCCGTTGCTCCAGTGTCAGATCCGGCTGCGGACGAGCCACGGCCAGGTCGCCGGCTCCGGCGAGGGGTACGGCGCCGAGAACGCCTTCCGAGTGGCCCTCGACAAGCTGGAGCGGAACGTGTTGGAGCTGAAGGGCGTCGTGGCCGACGAGCGCTACCGCGGCCAGCTCATCCGGAAGCTGGGCGGGCTGTAG
- a CDS encoding zinc ribbon domain-containing protein has protein sequence MAPSSAVLALLVTLGMTLVPSLLFLGLWRGLLRLRDDRLVDEVLARAEVDRGPGGVVGPGSDANPFLSDGTDGPPARSSGPVGCPSCGVLRAPGETCPACGTEPDGE, from the coding sequence GTGGCACCGAGTTCCGCAGTCCTCGCGCTCCTGGTCACACTGGGGATGACCCTCGTTCCGTCGTTGTTGTTCCTGGGGCTGTGGCGCGGACTGCTCCGTCTGCGTGACGACCGGCTCGTCGACGAGGTGTTGGCCCGCGCCGAGGTGGACCGTGGCCCGGGCGGGGTCGTCGGCCCTGGCAGTGACGCGAACCCGTTCCTGTCGGACGGGACCGACGGGCCGCCCGCCCGGAGTTCCGGCCCCGTCGGCTGTCCGTCGTGTGGGGTGTTGCGGGCGCCCGGTGAGACGTGTCCGGCGTGTGGGACGGAGCCGGACGGGGAGTGA
- a CDS encoding nucleoside hydrolase: MAGTRDRPTADPVPTVVDTDTASDDAQALLYALQTDRLDVRAVTVVAGNVDFDAQLNNAAHTLSLVDADVPVAAGARRPLAKSWEHAAGVHGETGLGDVDHDTTASPTGEYGPETILRLSREHAGELAVVAIGPATNLAEAWRRDPSVAERLAGVWLMGGAIHHAGNVTPAAEYNFWADPDAARLVCAELPVTLVDWGVTLRDGALSAATLDRIAAADTELADFFTAATATARERSRTTPGPERVAQPDALAAAVAAHPELVAETATGAVRVDDREGLTRGHSVFDSAPDAPEANDASDAAGENDTHTPTRVVRAVDPTAFRERLGGLLLARDPDRRRPVAPETTEE, encoded by the coding sequence GTGGCAGGAACCCGAGACCGACCCACAGCCGACCCAGTACCGACGGTAGTCGACACGGACACGGCGAGCGACGACGCCCAGGCCCTGCTGTACGCGCTCCAGACGGATCGACTGGACGTGCGCGCGGTGACGGTCGTCGCGGGCAACGTCGACTTCGACGCACAGCTGAACAACGCGGCACACACGCTGTCGCTCGTGGACGCGGACGTGCCGGTCGCGGCGGGCGCGCGGCGTCCGTTGGCGAAGTCGTGGGAGCACGCGGCGGGGGTGCACGGCGAGACGGGGCTGGGAGACGTGGACCACGACACGACCGCGTCCCCGACGGGGGAGTACGGTCCGGAGACGATCCTCCGGCTCTCGCGAGAGCACGCGGGCGAACTGGCCGTGGTGGCGATCGGCCCGGCGACGAACCTGGCGGAGGCGTGGCGCCGGGACCCGAGCGTCGCCGAGCGGCTGGCGGGGGTGTGGCTGATGGGCGGGGCGATCCACCACGCGGGCAACGTCACGCCGGCGGCGGAGTACAACTTCTGGGCGGACCCGGACGCGGCCAGACTCGTCTGTGCGGAGCTGCCGGTCACGCTCGTCGACTGGGGGGTGACGCTGCGCGACGGCGCACTGTCGGCGGCGACGCTCGACCGGATCGCGGCCGCCGACACGGAGCTGGCGGACTTTTTCACCGCGGCGACGGCGACGGCCCGCGAGCGGAGCCGGACGACACCCGGCCCGGAACGGGTGGCACAGCCGGACGCGCTCGCGGCGGCGGTCGCGGCCCACCCGGAACTCGTGGCGGAGACCGCGACCGGCGCGGTCCGGGTGGACGACCGCGAGGGGCTCACCCGCGGCCACAGCGTGTTCGACAGCGCGCCCGACGCGCCGGAGGCGAACGACGCGTCCGATGCGGCAGGAGAGAACGACACACACACGCCGACGCGCGTCGTCCGCGCGGTGGACCCGACGGCGTTCCGCGAGCGGCTCGGCGGGCTCCTGCTGGCGCGGGACCCGGATCGTCGACGCCCCGTAGCGCCGGAGACGACCGAGGAGTAA
- the azf gene encoding NAD-dependent glucose-6-phosphate dehydrogenase Azf, translated as MDDPVLLTGAGGRVGTAILDGLGETYDWRLFDLEPPASTPAGVDESDVFVGDVTDRDALREALSGVGAVVHLAGDPRPKAPWDSVLTNNIDGTHAVFEVAAETDVETVVFASSNHAVGAYETDDRTPAMYRTDDDLRLDGTELPRPSNEYGVSKAAGELIGRHFYDHSDLSVACVRIGNLTEGHPPIEYERGQAMWLSHRDCAHLFDCCLSADYEFEIVYGISDNERKYYSIDRAREVLGYDPQDDSAEYTFAGEPK; from the coding sequence ATGGACGACCCGGTGCTTCTCACGGGTGCTGGCGGGCGGGTGGGGACCGCGATCCTCGACGGGCTGGGGGAGACGTACGACTGGCGGCTGTTCGATCTCGAACCCCCGGCGTCGACACCGGCCGGCGTCGACGAGTCGGACGTGTTCGTCGGCGACGTGACCGACCGGGACGCGCTCCGGGAGGCACTGTCGGGCGTCGGTGCCGTCGTCCACCTCGCGGGCGACCCCCGGCCGAAGGCCCCGTGGGACTCCGTCCTCACGAACAACATCGACGGGACCCACGCCGTCTTCGAGGTCGCGGCCGAGACGGATGTGGAGACGGTCGTGTTCGCCTCCTCCAACCACGCCGTCGGCGCCTACGAGACGGACGACCGTACCCCCGCGATGTACCGCACCGACGACGACCTCCGTCTCGACGGCACGGAACTCCCTCGGCCGTCCAACGAGTACGGCGTCTCGAAGGCGGCCGGCGAGCTGATCGGGCGGCACTTCTACGACCACTCCGACCTCTCGGTGGCGTGCGTCCGGATCGGCAACCTCACCGAGGGCCACCCGCCGATCGAGTACGAGCGCGGCCAGGCGATGTGGCTGTCACACCGCGACTGCGCCCACCTGTTCGACTGTTGTCTGTCCGCCGACTACGAGTTCGAGATCGTCTACGGTATCTCCGACAACGAACGGAAGTACTACTCCATCGACCGGGCCCGCGAGGTGTTGGGGTACGACCCGCAAGACGACTCCGCGGAGTACACCTTCGCCGGCGAACCGAAGTGA
- a CDS encoding dihydroneopterin aldolase family protein: MATDPQQACFEAGIKFGSLYHQFAGTPVSPDSTRSLETGIAESIENQPHCEAVTVEVDDEAVAADIDHENGYTELSGHLMEVEMRIEYADVTVHTRMEMEDGYPRMKLVDVETDEGEQPA, encoded by the coding sequence ATGGCCACCGACCCACAGCAGGCGTGTTTCGAGGCGGGGATCAAGTTCGGTTCGCTGTACCACCAGTTCGCGGGGACACCGGTGTCGCCCGACAGCACACGGTCGTTGGAGACGGGGATCGCGGAGTCGATCGAGAACCAGCCCCACTGCGAGGCGGTGACCGTCGAGGTCGACGACGAGGCCGTCGCGGCCGACATCGACCACGAGAACGGCTACACGGAGCTGTCGGGCCACCTGATGGAAGTGGAGATGCGGATCGAGTACGCGGACGTGACCGTCCACACCCGGATGGAGATGGAAGACGGCTACCCCCGGATGAAGCTGGTCGACGTCGAGACCGACGAGGGAGAGCAGCCGGCGTGA
- a CDS encoding DUF5790 family protein, whose amino-acid sequence MGQTTFDDDELLDEATDEKREVVREHLADARAELPTADAVWETDADNVLGALNGLSAALDTDAAVEPLRQARKEFLLGRQAGVFEESDELGEEIEAAVELVDSLQEAHERVGELTSTVPKLRSDLQDAHAEADDAGAPEA is encoded by the coding sequence ATGGGACAGACCACGTTCGACGACGACGAGCTGTTGGACGAGGCGACCGACGAGAAGCGCGAAGTCGTCCGGGAACACCTCGCAGACGCCCGGGCAGAGCTACCGACCGCCGACGCGGTCTGGGAGACGGACGCCGACAACGTCCTCGGCGCGCTCAACGGACTGTCGGCCGCACTGGACACGGACGCCGCCGTCGAGCCGCTACGCCAGGCCCGCAAGGAGTTCCTCCTGGGTCGGCAGGCCGGCGTGTTCGAGGAGAGTGACGAGCTCGGCGAGGAGATCGAGGCGGCCGTCGAGCTCGTCGACAGCCTCCAGGAGGCCCACGAGCGTGTCGGAGAGCTGACCAGTACGGTCCCGAAGCTCCGCAGCGACCTCCAGGACGCTCACGCGGAAGCCGACGACGCCGGAGCCCCCGAGGCGTAA
- a CDS encoding CRTAC1 family protein, with protein MFVDRSDRVRPQAAFKGYGVAVTPGVNGPCAFVAGHGCANRLYTWRDGRLRDVAPRPLADDGSHAVGVAAGDVDADGREELYVHDTDSYEGETTDTDRLLDPVGDPADDPDGRWRDLFGREINAGRDNFRAGRSVAVLDRYGTGRYGVAVANHGEPSRFYEVGEDGEISDMAAEVGIRVADRGRSLLAGPIVSDRTDLFVGVQNGPNRLFRNEGGHFTEVAAEMGVDAPDVNARGVTLSNELLAVCSWEGPNQLFRPADAVGVETGDGVDTEVSEATGWRADGGWFEDCTPAVFAEPSRVRTVVATDFDNDGRDELFVNALGTANRLFRHHDTPDGPRLESIDPGPAAEPRGLGTGAAVADFDGDGVRELLVVHGEVEPRPVSLYAVADPGDRFVRVRPLTSAGAPARGAAVVLETDEWRHRRIVCAGSGYLCQMEPVAHFGLGDATPERLTVQWPDGRTETVTDPAVGRAYELDHPAG; from the coding sequence GTGTTCGTCGACCGGTCCGACAGAGTACGTCCGCAGGCGGCGTTCAAGGGGTACGGCGTAGCGGTCACCCCGGGTGTGAACGGTCCGTGTGCGTTCGTCGCCGGCCACGGCTGTGCCAACCGGTTGTACACCTGGCGAGACGGTCGACTCCGCGACGTGGCGCCGAGGCCGCTCGCCGACGACGGCAGTCACGCGGTCGGGGTCGCCGCCGGCGACGTGGACGCCGACGGCCGCGAGGAACTGTACGTCCACGACACGGACAGCTACGAGGGGGAGACGACCGACACGGACCGGTTGTTGGACCCCGTCGGCGACCCGGCAGACGACCCCGACGGGCGGTGGCGCGACCTGTTCGGCCGCGAGATCAACGCCGGCCGCGACAACTTCCGGGCCGGGCGGTCCGTCGCCGTGCTGGATCGTTACGGCACCGGTCGCTACGGTGTCGCCGTCGCCAACCACGGCGAACCGTCGCGCTTCTACGAGGTGGGCGAGGACGGCGAGATCTCCGACATGGCCGCCGAGGTCGGCATCCGAGTGGCCGACCGCGGCCGGTCGCTGCTGGCCGGCCCCATCGTCTCCGACCGGACGGACCTGTTCGTCGGCGTCCAGAACGGCCCGAACCGGCTGTTCCGCAACGAGGGGGGCCACTTCACGGAGGTGGCCGCCGAGATGGGTGTCGACGCTCCGGACGTGAACGCCCGCGGCGTCACCCTCTCGAACGAACTCCTGGCCGTCTGCTCGTGGGAGGGGCCGAACCAACTGTTCCGGCCGGCCGACGCCGTCGGTGTCGAGACGGGCGACGGCGTCGATACCGAGGTGAGTGAGGCTACCGGCTGGCGTGCCGACGGCGGGTGGTTCGAGGACTGCACGCCCGCGGTGTTCGCCGAGCCCTCTCGGGTCCGGACGGTCGTGGCGACGGACTTCGACAACGACGGCCGCGACGAACTGTTCGTCAACGCCCTGGGCACGGCCAACCGACTGTTCCGACACCACGACACCCCCGACGGGCCGCGACTGGAGTCGATCGACCCCGGGCCGGCCGCCGAGCCGCGCGGGCTCGGCACCGGCGCGGCCGTCGCCGACTTCGACGGGGACGGCGTCCGCGAGCTGCTCGTCGTCCACGGCGAAGTCGAACCCCGGCCCGTGTCGCTGTACGCCGTCGCCGACCCCGGCGACCGATTCGTCCGGGTCCGGCCGCTGACGAGCGCCGGCGCTCCCGCCCGCGGCGCTGCCGTCGTCTTGGAGACGGACGAGTGGCGCCACCGCCGAATCGTCTGTGCCGGCTCCGGCTACCTCTGTCAGATGGAGCCGGTCGCACACTTCGGGCTCGGCGACGCGACGCCGGAGCGACTCACCGTGCAGTGGCCGGACGGCCGGACGGAGACCGTGACCGACCCTGCGGTCGGCCGGGCGTACGAACTGGACCACCCCGCCGGGTGA
- a CDS encoding glutamate--tRNA ligase produces the protein MDEALRDRVREEAQLHALLNAVKHDSDPEVGAILGPLMGENPEFREHGDEVAGVAAPAVGEVAEMDETQRRDRLAEVAPDRLAELEADDEEDDRALPDLPNVDDYDTVRMRAAPNPNGPWHLGHVRMPSVIGTYKERYDGEFVVRFDDTDPETKRPDLDAYDAILEAVDYLGFEPDEVIRASDRLETYYDHARELIDRGGAYTCSCPAEEFRGLKADAEACPHREKGVETVHEEFDAMVAGEYDAGEMVLRVKTDIEHKNPALRDFVAFRMIDTPHPREAAAEYRCWPMLDFQSGIDDHLTGVSHIIRGIDLQDSAKRQQFVYDYFDWEYPEVLHWGHVQFDEYDVKVSTSSIAELIDDGELTGWDDPRAPTIASLRRRGVRGRAIVDAMVELGMSTSDVDLAMSSVYAHNRDLVDDETDRLFFVRDGQRLPVTGDHPEAGHPPVHPDHEDRGTREIPVGDAVLLEPDDVPADGERVWLKGFGCLRRDGDGLAWDGQDITVVREEGVPVVHWVSADDSEPVVMRTPDGDVTGRAEPRLVEYETDDLVQFERVGFARIDEPAGDETAVAYYAHP, from the coding sequence ATGGACGAGGCGTTACGCGACCGTGTCCGCGAGGAGGCACAGCTCCACGCGTTGTTGAACGCGGTCAAACACGACTCCGACCCGGAGGTGGGCGCCATTCTCGGCCCGCTGATGGGCGAGAACCCGGAGTTCCGGGAGCACGGCGACGAGGTGGCGGGCGTCGCCGCCCCGGCCGTCGGGGAGGTGGCGGAGATGGACGAGACGCAGCGACGCGACCGGCTCGCGGAGGTGGCGCCGGACCGGCTCGCCGAGCTGGAGGCGGACGACGAGGAAGACGACCGGGCACTCCCGGATCTGCCGAACGTCGACGACTACGACACGGTGCGGATGCGGGCGGCGCCGAACCCGAACGGACCGTGGCACCTGGGGCACGTCAGGATGCCGTCGGTCATCGGGACGTACAAGGAACGCTACGACGGGGAGTTCGTCGTCCGGTTCGACGACACGGACCCGGAGACGAAACGGCCGGATCTGGACGCCTACGACGCGATCTTGGAGGCGGTCGACTACCTCGGGTTCGAGCCGGACGAGGTGATCCGGGCGTCGGACCGGTTGGAGACGTACTACGACCACGCACGAGAGCTGATCGACCGCGGCGGCGCGTACACGTGTTCCTGCCCGGCAGAGGAGTTCCGCGGGCTGAAGGCCGACGCGGAGGCGTGTCCCCACCGGGAGAAGGGAGTCGAGACGGTTCACGAGGAGTTCGACGCGATGGTCGCCGGCGAGTACGACGCCGGCGAGATGGTGTTGCGGGTGAAGACGGACATCGAGCACAAGAACCCGGCGCTGCGGGACTTCGTCGCCTTCCGGATGATCGACACGCCGCACCCGCGCGAGGCGGCGGCGGAGTACCGGTGTTGGCCGATGCTGGACTTCCAGTCCGGAATCGACGACCACCTGACGGGCGTGAGTCACATCATCCGTGGGATCGACCTCCAGGACTCCGCCAAGCGCCAGCAGTTCGTCTACGACTACTTCGACTGGGAGTACCCCGAGGTGCTCCACTGGGGCCACGTCCAGTTCGACGAGTACGACGTGAAAGTGTCCACGTCGAGCATCGCCGAGCTGATCGACGACGGGGAGCTGACGGGCTGGGACGACCCACGAGCGCCGACGATCGCCTCGCTGCGCCGACGGGGGGTCCGCGGTCGGGCCATCGTGGACGCGATGGTGGAACTGGGGATGTCCACCTCGGACGTGGACCTGGCGATGTCGTCCGTGTACGCTCACAACCGCGACCTCGTGGACGACGAGACGGATCGGCTGTTCTTCGTCCGCGACGGCCAGCGGCTGCCGGTGACCGGCGACCACCCCGAGGCGGGCCACCCGCCGGTCCACCCGGACCACGAGGACCGCGGGACCCGCGAGATTCCGGTCGGTGACGCGGTCCTGTTGGAGCCGGACGACGTGCCCGCCGACGGCGAGCGGGTGTGGCTGAAGGGGTTCGGCTGTCTCCGCCGGGACGGCGACGGTCTCGCGTGGGACGGCCAGGACATCACAGTCGTGCGCGAAGAGGGGGTGCCGGTCGTCCACTGGGTGTCGGCCGACGACAGCGAGCCGGTCGTGATGCGGACGCCCGACGGCGACGTGACCGGTCGCGCAGAGCCGCGGCTGGTCGAGTACGAGACCGACGACCTCGTCCAGTTCGAACGGGTCGGCTTCGCCCGGATCGACGAGCCGGCCGGCGACGAGACGGCGGTCGCCTACTACGCACACCCCTGA
- a CDS encoding glycosyltransferase family 4 protein — MRVAVVSMYTPAHRDGPAVRRTRRVAEGLAARGHDVAWLCSQWWDGTDREFRRNDVRYRAVTQGPAAGSFRSKLPVALRRVGADVVHAVADPPGHATTAATTGRVLRTPVVVDWWDPDDGSRKVARKPTRLTAPSEFVRTAVREHGADEDTVRVVPEGVDYDLIRAADVDERTDLVYVRDRIDRHANVEGFLLALAELRDRDWRATVIGDGPGRAAAERAAADLRIDDRVTFLGRLPPAEFVPILKGAHVCAQTATREPFASGLLWALACGCVGIVQYQAGSSAHELVENADRGRRVTDPQELADEIVGCRSVSRETIDDSFTEFDHDAVLDRFTEVYEAADAAFGLF; from the coding sequence ATGCGCGTCGCGGTCGTCTCGATGTACACGCCCGCCCACCGCGACGGCCCCGCAGTTCGCCGGACCCGGCGCGTCGCCGAGGGGCTCGCGGCCCGCGGCCACGACGTGGCGTGGCTCTGTTCGCAGTGGTGGGACGGCACCGACCGGGAGTTCCGCCGCAACGACGTCCGCTACCGCGCCGTCACCCAGGGGCCGGCCGCGGGCTCGTTCCGCTCGAAGCTGCCCGTCGCCCTCCGGCGCGTCGGCGCAGACGTGGTCCACGCGGTCGCCGACCCACCGGGCCACGCCACCACCGCCGCGACGACCGGGCGCGTCCTCCGTACCCCGGTCGTCGTCGACTGGTGGGACCCGGACGACGGCTCCCGGAAGGTCGCCCGCAAGCCCACCCGCCTCACCGCCCCCTCGGAGTTCGTCCGGACGGCCGTCCGCGAACACGGTGCAGACGAGGACACCGTCCGTGTCGTCCCCGAAGGTGTCGACTACGACCTGATCCGGGCTGCCGACGTGGACGAACGCACGGACCTCGTGTACGTCCGCGACCGGATCGACCGCCACGCCAACGTCGAGGGGTTCCTGCTCGCGCTGGCGGAGCTCCGGGACCGCGACTGGCGCGCGACCGTGATCGGCGACGGTCCCGGCCGCGCGGCCGCCGAGCGCGCCGCCGCGGACCTCCGGATCGACGACCGTGTCACCTTCCTCGGTCGACTCCCCCCCGCGGAGTTCGTCCCGATCCTCAAGGGTGCTCACGTCTGTGCCCAGACCGCCACCCGCGAGCCGTTCGCGTCCGGACTCCTGTGGGCGCTGGCGTGTGGCTGTGTCGGGATCGTCCAGTACCAGGCCGGCTCCAGCGCCCACGAACTCGTCGAGAACGCCGACCGTGGCCGGCGCGTGACCGACCCGCAGGAACTGGCCGACGAGATCGTCGGCTGTCGGTCCGTCTCGCGCGAGACGATCGACGACTCGTTCACCGAGTTCGACCACGACGCCGTCCTGGATCGGTTCACAGAGGTGTACGAAGCGGCCGACGCTGCGTTCGGGCTGTTCTGA
- a CDS encoding prolyl oligopeptidase family serine peptidase: MSEKSSHETGGGAAHAYDVERYLRIRAARRADVARDGTLAFLMDTTGTNQVWTVSEPGAWPTQRTFYEENVSFVDWSPTRRELAFGMDQGGDERTQLYRLDPEQGRVHELTGLPEAKHRWGGWSHDGDRVAFASNRRAGDVFDVYVQGRDERGETAELRHEGDGWLSVAGWSPSDDRLLVGKAHATFDQDLYVLHLDSGEFRHLTPHDGEARFESPEWGPDGESIYVVTDRDTDRLELARLDPDDGTLSTVVADSEWNVDGVEVDDSGRLVYSRNVDGYTELTVGELRDPTTVETVAEVDLPKGVAGGTAFHEGGDEFAVTVSGRTVNPNCFVVDADTGAAEQWTHAGTAGIPTETFVEPDIVHYPTFDGREVPAFFSTPDGATDELPVVVDVHGGPESQRRPGFDGVKQYFLANGYAVFEPNVRGSSGYGRAYSHLDDVEKRMDSVEDLKAGAEWLHDHPSVDPDRIAVMGGSYGGFMVLSAMTEYPELWAAGVDIVGIANFVTFLENTGDWRRSLREAEYGSLEDDREFLESVSPINSVDQIDAPLFVLHGENDPRVPVGEAEQIVEELRGRGVPVRKLIFEDEGHGIGKLDNRIEAYRSVVEFLAEYV; the protein is encoded by the coding sequence GTGAGTGAGAAGTCGTCACACGAGACGGGCGGCGGCGCCGCCCACGCGTACGACGTAGAGCGGTACCTCCGGATCAGAGCCGCGAGACGCGCCGACGTGGCCCGTGACGGGACGCTGGCGTTTCTGATGGACACGACCGGGACGAACCAGGTGTGGACCGTCTCGGAGCCGGGCGCGTGGCCGACCCAACGGACGTTCTACGAGGAGAACGTCTCGTTCGTCGACTGGTCGCCGACACGACGCGAACTCGCTTTCGGGATGGACCAGGGCGGCGACGAACGGACGCAACTGTACCGACTCGACCCCGAGCAGGGCCGGGTCCACGAGCTGACGGGGTTGCCGGAGGCGAAACACCGCTGGGGGGGCTGGAGCCACGACGGGGACAGAGTCGCGTTCGCCTCCAACCGCCGGGCCGGCGACGTGTTCGACGTGTACGTCCAGGGCCGCGACGAGCGGGGCGAGACGGCCGAACTCCGCCACGAGGGGGACGGCTGGCTGTCCGTCGCCGGCTGGAGCCCGAGCGACGACCGGCTGCTCGTCGGGAAGGCACACGCGACGTTCGATCAAGACCTCTACGTCCTCCACCTCGACAGCGGGGAGTTCCGACACCTCACGCCACACGACGGGGAGGCGCGCTTCGAGAGCCCGGAGTGGGGACCGGACGGCGAGTCGATCTACGTCGTCACCGACCGCGACACGGACCGGCTGGAGTTGGCCCGGCTCGACCCCGACGACGGCACGCTGTCGACGGTGGTCGCCGACTCGGAGTGGAACGTCGACGGGGTCGAGGTCGACGACTCCGGCCGACTGGTGTACTCCCGCAACGTCGACGGCTACACGGAGCTGACGGTGGGTGAACTGCGCGACCCGACGACCGTCGAGACGGTCGCGGAAGTAGACCTCCCGAAGGGGGTCGCCGGCGGCACCGCCTTCCACGAGGGCGGCGACGAGTTCGCCGTCACCGTCTCCGGTCGCACCGTGAACCCCAACTGCTTCGTCGTCGACGCCGACACCGGGGCGGCCGAGCAGTGGACCCACGCCGGCACCGCGGGGATCCCGACCGAGACGTTCGTCGAGCCGGATATCGTCCACTACCCCACGTTCGACGGCCGGGAGGTGCCGGCGTTCTTCTCGACGCCGGACGGCGCCACCGACGAGCTCCCGGTGGTGGTCGACGTCCACGGCGGGCCGGAGAGCCAACGGCGCCCCGGCTTCGACGGCGTGAAACAGTACTTCCTGGCGAACGGCTACGCCGTGTTCGAGCCGAACGTCCGGGGGTCGTCCGGCTACGGCCGGGCGTACAGCCACTTAGACGACGTGGAAAAGCGGATGGACTCCGTGGAGGACCTGAAGGCGGGCGCAGAGTGGCTCCACGACCACCCCTCCGTCGACCCCGACCGGATCGCCGTGATGGGCGGCTCCTACGGCGGGTTCATGGTGTTGTCGGCGATGACGGAGTACCCCGAGCTGTGGGCCGCCGGGGTGGACATCGTCGGCATCGCCAACTTCGTGACGTTCCTGGAGAACACCGGGGACTGGCGGCGGTCGCTCCGAGAGGCGGAGTACGGCTCGCTGGAAGACGACCGGGAGTTCCTGGAGTCCGTCTCGCCGATCAACAGCGTCGACCAGATCGACGCCCCCCTGTTCGTCCTCCACGGCGAGAACGACCCGCGGGTGCCGGTCGGCGAGGCCGAACAGATCGTCGAGGAGCTACGCGGCCGGGGGGTCCCGGTTCGGAAACTGATCTTCGAGGACGAGGGCCACGGGATCGGGAAGCTGGACAACCGGAT